Proteins encoded within one genomic window of bacterium:
- the murG gene encoding undecaprenyldiphospho-muramoylpentapeptide beta-N-acetylglucosaminyltransferase, producing MMIHEAKKLKVLIAAGGTGGHVFPGIAIAEEMKRFDPSVLISFAGTERGLEADIVPKHGWRVAMIPSHSIKDRKGLAKIAAVLMIPLSVARAMGILISSRPDVLVSIGGYAAGPLCLAAWMLRVPVALVEPNAIPGMTNRMLSRFAEKIFVAFSRAKEAFGAKAILTGTPVRRMVLEARHGEKPASERMTVLVFGGSQGARTLNRGIVAALSSLARFREKLYFIHQTGAGDDRSAIGRAYNDAGIEANVFPFSDRMWECYENADLVVARSGANTVAEVAALGIPSVLVPYPYAADDHQRANAEALVRAGGAVMMDDRDFTGDRIAKEIVSMMNDRSRLEVMRREALGFGRPDAARSIAKECLAIASGE from the coding sequence ATGATGATCCATGAGGCAAAAAAACTGAAGGTGCTGATAGCGGCCGGCGGGACCGGCGGTCATGTATTTCCCGGCATAGCCATCGCCGAGGAGATGAAGAGGTTCGATCCCTCCGTCCTGATAAGCTTTGCCGGAACTGAGCGCGGGCTCGAGGCGGATATAGTTCCGAAGCACGGGTGGAGGGTGGCGATGATCCCATCCCACTCGATCAAGGACCGCAAGGGCCTGGCGAAGATCGCCGCTGTGCTGATGATACCGTTGTCGGTAGCGAGGGCCATGGGCATACTCATATCCTCGAGGCCGGACGTGCTCGTCAGCATAGGCGGATACGCGGCAGGCCCGCTCTGCCTTGCCGCATGGATGCTCAGGGTTCCGGTGGCGCTGGTTGAACCGAACGCGATACCCGGGATGACAAATCGCATGCTCTCCAGGTTCGCTGAGAAGATCTTCGTCGCATTCAGCCGGGCGAAGGAGGCCTTCGGCGCGAAGGCGATTCTCACCGGCACGCCGGTCAGGCGGATGGTACTCGAGGCGAGGCACGGGGAGAAGCCGGCGTCCGAGAGGATGACGGTCTTAGTGTTCGGCGGGTCCCAGGGCGCGCGCACGCTCAACAGGGGCATCGTTGCGGCGCTGTCGTCGCTGGCCCGGTTCAGGGAAAAACTTTATTTCATACACCAGACCGGGGCCGGAGACGATCGCTCCGCAATAGGCCGCGCATATAATGATGCCGGGATTGAGGCGAATGTCTTCCCGTTCTCCGATCGCATGTGGGAGTGCTACGAAAACGCCGACCTCGTAGTCGCGCGCTCCGGAGCGAACACGGTGGCGGAGGTGGCGGCGCTCGGCATACCTTCGGTGCTCGTGCCGTATCCGTATGCTGCGGACGACCATCAGAGGGCCAATGCGGAGGCGCTCGTCCGCGCAGGCGGCGCCGTGATGATGGACGATCGGGATTTCACAGGCGACAGGATAGCGAAGGAGATCGTTTCCATGATGAACGACCGCTCGCGCCTCGAGGTCATGCGCAGGGAAGCTTTGGGGTTTGGAAGGCCGGATGCGGCGAGGTCCATCGCAAAGGAATGCCTCGCGATAGCGTCGGGCGAATAG